The Rubrobacter naiadicus genome includes a region encoding these proteins:
- the ald gene encoding alanine dehydrogenase — protein sequence MRIGILRERAPGETRVALDPHAVYELTRVGHLVLVERGAGEGAGIPDARYREAGARILKEAAPVYEGAELIARVSGPPPEEYSYLRRDLILLAFLSLPVNPDLMQALLRSRCIAIALESIRDRRGRLPVLTPMSEIAGRLVPQIGARYLQKNEGGRGILLGGATGVRPGRVVVLGCGIVGSVAARVASGLGAQVTVVDRDLERLRRMEKSGLGGVTTLAANAMNIEEAVTRADLLIGAVFVSGTRTPHLVGRRTVAAMHDGSVIVDVDVDYGGCVETSRPTTLESPTFVEEGVIHYCVKNVPATVPVTATHALSNALLPYVRSIAGLGLTDALNADPGLRAGVVLAEGSVVSRSLARTCGMDYHSISSVLPLHREVR from the coding sequence TTGAGGATCGGGATCTTGCGAGAGAGGGCTCCCGGCGAGACGCGGGTGGCGCTCGATCCGCACGCCGTCTACGAGCTGACCCGGGTGGGGCACCTCGTGCTGGTCGAACGCGGGGCCGGTGAGGGCGCGGGCATCCCGGATGCCCGCTACCGGGAGGCCGGCGCCCGGATCCTGAAGGAGGCCGCTCCGGTCTACGAGGGAGCGGAGCTCATCGCCCGGGTCTCGGGGCCGCCACCCGAGGAGTATTCCTACCTGAGGAGGGATCTCATCCTGCTGGCCTTCCTCTCCCTCCCGGTCAACCCGGATCTGATGCAGGCCCTGCTCCGCTCGCGCTGCATCGCCATCGCCCTCGAGAGCATCCGCGACCGCCGCGGGCGTCTGCCGGTGCTCACGCCGATGAGCGAGATCGCCGGGCGTCTCGTGCCCCAGATCGGAGCGCGCTACCTGCAGAAGAACGAAGGGGGGCGCGGGATCCTGCTCGGTGGTGCGACCGGTGTCCGGCCGGGGCGGGTCGTCGTCCTGGGCTGCGGGATCGTCGGCTCCGTGGCCGCCAGGGTCGCGAGCGGTCTCGGTGCGCAGGTGACCGTCGTGGACCGGGACCTCGAACGCCTGCGGCGCATGGAGAAGTCGGGCCTCGGCGGGGTGACGACGCTCGCGGCGAACGCCATGAACATAGAAGAGGCCGTCACGCGCGCCGATCTGCTCATCGGGGCCGTCTTCGTCTCAGGAACGAGAACCCCGCACCTGGTCGGACGCAGGACGGTGGCGGCCATGCACGACGGCAGCGTCATAGTCGACGTGGACGTCGACTACGGGGGATGCGTGGAGACCTCCCGCCCCACCACCCTCGAAAGCCCCACCTTCGTCGAGGAGGGCGTGATCCACTACTGCGTCAAGAACGTTCCCGCGACCGTCCCCGTGACCGCCACCCACGCCCTCTCCAACGCCCTTCTCCCCTACGTACGCAGCATCGCCGGGCTCGGCCTCACCGACGCGCTCAACGCCGACCCCGGCCTCAGGGCCGGGGTGGTGCTCGCCGAGGGGAGCGTGGTCAGCCGTTCGCTGGCCAGAACCTGCGGTATGGATTACCACTCGATCTCCTCCGTCTTGCCCCTTCACCGGGAGGTGAGATGA
- a CDS encoding CTP synthase — MADFDTRYIFVTGGVVSSIGKGTSAASLGMLLKSRGYRVALQKFDPYINVDPGTMNPYQHGEVFVTEDGAETDLDLGHYERFLDENLGRLSNVTTGSVYWEVIQRERRGDYLGATVQVIPHITNEIKSRIGRLGEDKDIVITEIGGTVGDIESLPFLEAIRQFRNDVGRKNVLYVHVSYVPYIEAAGELKTKPTQHSVQRLREIGISPDIIICRADRPISEEIRRKIALFGDADFESVIPALNAPSLYAIPLDLHDEGLDELVLEKLGLPAPRANLARWRDLVERMTSLEESVKIAIVGKYTRLQDAYISIVEALGHAGAACGLKPDLAWIDAEEITDQRAAEDLLGDADGVLVVPGFGSRGVEGKIEAVRYARESGKPFLGLCLGMQVAVIEFARNVAGLKGADSTEFDEDTPHPVIDIMADQVGVDKGGTMRLGHYPCRIVPGTLAESLYGSGTIGERHRHRYEVNNAYRETLEEAGMVFSGLSPDGRLVELAEIPDHPFFIGSQFHPEFKSRPLRPHPLFLGFVRACGQLRDLSPEVARSGEGGGR, encoded by the coding sequence ATGGCGGATTTCGATACCAGGTACATCTTCGTGACCGGCGGGGTGGTCTCCTCCATAGGCAAGGGGACGAGCGCCGCCTCCCTGGGGATGCTACTCAAGAGCCGGGGCTACAGGGTGGCGTTGCAGAAGTTCGATCCCTACATAAACGTCGACCCGGGCACGATGAACCCCTACCAGCACGGGGAGGTCTTCGTCACCGAGGACGGGGCCGAGACCGACCTCGACCTGGGCCACTACGAGCGGTTTCTGGACGAGAACCTGGGCCGGCTCTCCAACGTCACCACCGGCAGCGTCTACTGGGAGGTCATCCAGCGCGAGCGGCGGGGCGACTACCTGGGGGCGACCGTGCAGGTGATCCCGCACATAACCAACGAGATAAAGAGCAGGATCGGACGCCTCGGCGAGGACAAGGACATCGTCATCACCGAGATCGGCGGCACGGTGGGGGACATCGAGAGCCTGCCGTTCCTGGAGGCGATAAGGCAGTTCCGCAACGACGTGGGCCGGAAGAACGTCCTCTACGTGCACGTCTCCTACGTCCCCTACATCGAGGCCGCCGGGGAGCTGAAGACCAAGCCGACCCAGCACTCCGTTCAGCGGCTGCGCGAGATAGGCATCTCCCCGGACATCATCATCTGTCGCGCCGACCGCCCGATAAGCGAGGAGATAAGGCGCAAGATCGCGCTCTTCGGCGATGCGGACTTCGAGTCGGTGATCCCGGCGCTCAACGCCCCCTCGCTCTACGCGATCCCGCTCGACCTGCACGACGAGGGTCTCGACGAGCTGGTCCTGGAGAAGCTCGGCCTGCCCGCCCCGCGCGCCAACCTGGCCCGCTGGCGCGATCTGGTGGAGCGGATGACCTCCCTCGAAGAGAGCGTGAAGATAGCGATAGTCGGCAAGTACACCCGGCTGCAGGACGCCTACATCTCCATCGTCGAGGCGCTCGGGCACGCGGGCGCGGCCTGCGGGCTCAAGCCCGATCTGGCCTGGATCGACGCGGAGGAGATTACGGACCAGCGGGCGGCGGAAGACCTGCTCGGGGATGCCGACGGCGTGCTCGTCGTTCCCGGATTCGGCAGCCGTGGGGTGGAGGGCAAGATCGAGGCCGTCCGTTACGCCCGCGAGAGCGGCAAACCCTTCCTCGGGCTGTGTCTGGGGATGCAGGTCGCGGTCATCGAGTTCGCCCGCAACGTGGCCGGGCTCAAAGGGGCAGATTCGACGGAGTTCGACGAGGACACGCCGCACCCGGTCATAGACATCATGGCCGATCAGGTCGGCGTCGACAAGGGGGGTACGATGCGCCTCGGCCACTACCCCTGCCGGATAGTCCCCGGTACGCTCGCCGAGTCCCTCTACGGGAGCGGCACGATCGGGGAGCGCCACCGCCACCGCTACGAGGTGAACAACGCCTACCGGGAGACGCTGGAGGAGGCGGGGATGGTCTTCTCCGGCCTCTCCCCGGACGGGCGTCTGGTCGAACTGGCCGAGATCCCCGACCACCCCTTCTTCATCGGGAGCCAGTTCCACCCGGAGTTCAAGAGCCGGCCGCTGCGCCCGCACCCGCTGTTTCTGGGGTTCGTCAGGGCCTGTGGCCAGCTGCGCGATCTCTCGCCGGAGGTGGCCAGGAGCGGGGAGGGCGGCGGACGCTGA